A window of Sagittula sp. P11 genomic DNA:
ACGCCCTCGATCCCGAGGAAGTTGGGCGTGCAGCCGATGTGGACGTAGGGGCCTGCCGTCTGCGACGGGCTTTCCTTGGCGCGGTTGGTCATGGGTCCGGTCATCACATCCCCTCCATGCGGTTCTCGAACATCGTCTGGCGGCGGCCGCGCAGGGTGATGTCGAACTGGTAGCAGAGCGAGTCCATCGGGATCGACCCGGCGCGGTCCAGCCGGGCGACCAGGGTTTCAATCGCCTCGCGCGACGGGATGGTGCCGACGATGGGGCATTGCCAGATCATCGGGTCGCCCTCGAAGTACATCTGCGTGATCAGCCGCTGCGCGAAGCTGTGGCCGAAGACGGAGACGTGGATGTGCGCCGGGCGCCAGTCATCCGGACCGTTGGGCCAGGGATAGGGTCCGGGCCTCACGGTGCGGAACTCGTAGAAGCCGTTCTCGTCCGTGATGCAGCGCCCGCAGCCGCCGAAGTTCGGATCGAGCGGCGCGAGGTAGCCTTCCTTCTTGTGCCGGTAGCGTCCGCCGGCGTTGGCCTGCCAGACCTCCACCAGAGTGTGCGGCACCGGGCGGCCGAATTCGTCACGCACCGTGCCCTGGACGACGATGCGCGGACCGATGGCCATTTCGCCGGGCGCGGCGAAGTTGGTGATCAGGTCGTTGTCCTTCGGTCCGAGCAAATCGTGTCCGAAGACCGGGCCGGTCTCTTCGGACAGGGATGTCGCGGCACCGATGGGAGCGAAGCGCGGGCTGCGCGCGACGCTGGTCTTGTAGAGCGGGGTGAGCGCGGGCGGGTGCCAGCCTCGATCCCGCGCGGTGTATCCGTTGGTCATTCGGGTCTTCCTCCTCAGGGGTGCGCGTTTCCCTGGTCTTCCATTTCGGCGTAGGTCTGCTTGGCAAGTTTCAGGGCGTGGTTCGCCTTGGGCACACCGGCGTAGATCGCCACGTGCTGGAAGGCCTCGGCCACGTCCTCCTTCGATGCGCCGGTGCGCGCGGTGGCACGGATGTGCATCGGGATCTCTTCGAAATTGCCGGTCGCCGCCAGCAGAGCCAGCGTCAGCATCGAGCGTTCCCGGTCGGTGATCCTGTCCGACGCCCAGAGATTGCCCCAGGCGGTTTCGGTGATCATCTCCTGGAACGGCGTGTCGAACGGCGTCTTGGCAGCTTCGGCCCGGTCCACATGCGCATCGCCAAGGATGCGGCGGCGCACGTTCATGCCGGTTTCGTAACGGTTGGTCATGTATCCTCCGCGGGGCGCGATGATCCTGAGGCCATCGGTGCCCGTCTCAGTATGGCAAGCCAACGTAGTTGATGGCCATGGTTTCCTGTGCGCTTTCCACAGTGGCGAGATGCTCGATCTCGGCCCGCTGGATGCGCAGCTCGTAGGGGTCGGTGTCGGGGAAGCGGTGCAGGAGCTTGGTCATCCACCACGAGAAGCGCTGCGTCTTCCAAACCCGGGCCAGCGCCCTTTCGGAATAGCCCCCCATCGCGGCGGCATCGCCCTCTTGGTAGCGCGCCTTCAGCGCCTCGAAGAGGTAGTGGATGTCGGAGGCCGCCGTGTTCAGACCCTTCGCTCCGGTGGGCGGCACGATGTGGGCCGCGTCGCCCGCAAGGAACAGCCGCCCGTATTGCATCGGCTCGCAGACGAAACCACGGAGCGGCGCGATGCTCTTCTCGATCGACGGGCCGGTGACCAGGGTCTCGGCGATGCGGCTCGGGATGCGGCGCTTGAGCTCGGTCCAGAAGGCGTCGTCGGACCAGTCCTCGACCTTGTCGGTCAGGGGAGCCTGCAGGTAGTAGCGGCTGAGCTTCTCGTTCCGCATGGAGCAGAGGGCAAAGCCGCGCTCGGAGTTGGCGTAGATCAATTCGTGGTGCGCGGGCGGCGTTTCGGACAGGATGCCCAGCCAGCCAAAGGGATAGACCCGTTCGAACTCGCGGCGCTTTTCGGCCGGGATGGCCTGGCGGGAAGGGCCGTGGAACCCGTCGCAGCCGGCGATGTAGTCGCATTCGATGGTCTTGCGCTGGCCTTCGTGCGTAAAGGAAACCGTGCAGCCCGCGTCGCCGTCGAGCGTGGCGTTGCCAAGTTCCACATCGTCCACGTCGTGCAGAGTCATGCCGCCGGTCAGATCGCGCGCCTCGTAGAGGTCGCGCGTCACCTCCGTCTGGCCGTAGACCATGACCGAGGTGCCGGTGTGCTTGCGGAAGTCCACGCGCACTTCCATGTCCTCGAAGGAAATCACCGTGCCGTCGTGCGGATACCCTTGGGTGTCCATCCGGGTGGCGACCTTGGCCTCCTTCAGCAGGTCGATGAACCCCTGCTCCAGCACACCCGCCCGGATCCGGCTGAGCACATGCTCGCGCGAGCGGCGTTCGAGCACGATGGCGTCTATCCCGGCCTGATGACAAAGCTGGCCCAGCAACAGCCCGGAGGGCCCGCCGCCGATGATGCAAACCTGAGTTTTCATGCTGATCTCCCTTGGTTCAATTAGACACTGAACCAATTGACATTGTAAATTGAGATTTCAGGCTGCTTAGTTTACCATTATGATAACAAAAAACCGCATCACGCAGGTCAAGCTGCGCCATCTGGAGGCTTTCTCGGCCATTGCGCGCCTTGGCAGCCTGAAGGCCGCCTGCACGGCGCTGCACCTGTCGCCGCCCGCCTTGTCCAAGACTCTCAAGGAGTTGGAGGAAGGCCTCGGCACCACGCTGATGACGCGCGACCGGGGTGGCACCCGGCTGACGCCGCAGGGCGCCCTGTTCCTCGACTTCACCAACCAGAGCCTCGCCGCCCTGCATCGCGGGATCGAAGGCGTCACCGACCTGCGCGATGGCGGGCGCGAGACGCTGCGCGTCGGCGCCCTGCCCAGCGTCGCGGCCCGGTTGATGCCGGAGGCAGTTGCACGCTTCCGGCAGGCGGCGCCGGACACGCAACTGATGCTGCGCGACGGGTCGCACGGGGTGCTGACGGATGCCCTGAAATCCGGGGCGCTCGACATGATCGTGGGGCGGATGGGTCCGGCAGAGGCCATGCAGGGGCTGTCCTTCACACAGCTTTACCTAGAACCCGTGGTCTGCGTCGTGCGGGCCGGCCACCCCCTGACAAAGGCGCCGGTCAGCGTGGATGCGCTGGCGGACTGGTGCATCCTCTACCCGCCGGAAGACGCCGCGATCCGCCCCCTGCTGGACCGCTGGTGCCTGGCCCAGGGTCTGGCGCCTTTCCCCGAACGTATCGACTGCGTATCGGGCGCGTTCGGGCGCAACTACCTGAGGGTGTCGGACGCGCTGTGGTTCATTTCCGAAGGCGTCGTCGCCCAGGACCTTGCGGACGGGCGGCTCGTGTCGCTGAACTTCGATCTCGGCTTGACGGCGGGGCCGGTCGGCCTCATGACGCGGCCCGACACGGTGACATCCCGCAGCCGGCAACTGTTCGAGCAGGCTTTGCGCCATGCGGTCCACGATTCTACATTATACGAGTCCGAATCGGAAAGAATCCACAAGTAAATCAAGTTATCACCAAAGTTTTGCTTTACACTGCCCCCTAGCCACAGGCACGATATGTAGTGAGGGCATGGGGTACGCCCCCAAGACCCTTGAGCAGGCAGCAAGTGCTGGGGCGCATACAACCACCCGGCGCTACAAAAGAATAATGAGGTGGCGGCATGGCACTATCCGAGCAGTATCTGACGGACGAATTGCATCCTATCGACATCGTCGAGAACATCGCCCAGTTCAACGACTGGGATTTCGACCGCGTGACCGATGACCAAATCGCCATGGCGGTCGAGGGGCAATGGCGGACGTATTCCGTCACGCTGGCGTGGAGCCATGGCGACGAGACCCTGCGCCTCATCTGCACCTTCGAGATGGAGCCCCCGGCGGACCGCATGCACGTCCTGCACGAAGGGCTGAACGCGGTGAACGACCAGTGCTGGGCCGGGTGCTTCAGCTATTGGGAAGAGCAGCGTCTGATGGTCTACAAGTACGGTCTGATGCTGGCGGGCGGCAACATCGCCTCGGCCGAGCAGATCGACACGATGATTACCGCGGCAGTGTTGTCCGCAGAACGCTATTACCCGGCATTCCAGCTCATGGCGTGGACGGACCGCAGCGCCAAGGACGCCCTGCAGATCGCCATGGCCGAGGCCTACGGACGCGCCTGAGGGCCAGGTCCAAGACAGTTCCCGGAAGGGCGCCCCGCACGGGCGCCCTTTTTGCTTGAGAACGCAGCTCCACCCCGCAATTCTACCCAAGGGAGAAAACCCGAAGGGAGGACAAGATGAAGACCACATTTGCCACGCTGGCGCTTTGCGCCGGCGCCGCCCCGCTGTTTGCGCAGCAGACGGAGGCGGACTGCACCGCGCTGCGGGATGTCGTATTCGGCGGCGGTTATGTCACTTCGGCGCGGTCCGTGGCGGCGCAGGACACGTTACCCGCGTATTGCGAGGTACGGGCGACCGCCCTGCCCGCCATCTCCATCGAGGTGCGCCTGCCCCTCGAAAACTGGAACGGCAAGTATTACCAGGCGGGCTGCGGCGGCTTCTGCGGCATTCTCGGGCGCGCGGATGCCGGGGCAAGCTGGGTGAATGCCATGCGCCCGGGTCTGGAACTGGGCTACGCCACCGCCACATCCGACAGCGGGCACCACGCACTGTCGGTCGTCGATGCAGGCTGGGCGGCCAACAACCCGCACGCGGAACGGGACTGGGGCTGGCGCTCCATCGGAGAGACCAACCGCGTGGCGGGCCTCCTGATCGACGCGTTCTATGGCGGGCAGGCAGAGCAGGCGATCTTCCAGGGATGCTCCACCGGCGGGCGCATGGCGCATGTCGCCGCGCAACGCTATCCGGAGATGTTCGACGGCATCATCTCTGGCGCTCCGGCGATGGACTACACCGGGCTGGTGGCCACCGCGATGGCCTTCTTCGTGCAGGCCAACACCGCCGACGACGGCAGCCAGATCCTCGGCCCCGATGACGCGCAGGCGATCGGCGACCTCGTGATGCAGCAATGCGATGCGACGGACGGCACGGAAGACGGGCTGATCGAAGACCCGCGCGCCTGCGAGATCGACTACAGCCCGCTCGGGCTGTCGAACGCGAAGATGGATGCCCTGATGAAGTGGCGCGAAGGCCCCCGGAATGCGGCTGGCGACCAGCTTTACCCCGGCGGCATTCCGGAAGGGTCGGAACCGTTCTGGTGGCTCTGGCTGACCGGAAATGCAGAGGGAGCCGCGCCGCTGGTGCCCGCCTTCACCACCGGCTTCACACAGTACATGGCCTT
This region includes:
- the pcaH gene encoding protocatechuate 3,4-dioxygenase subunit beta, with the translated sequence MTNGYTARDRGWHPPALTPLYKTSVARSPRFAPIGAATSLSEETGPVFGHDLLGPKDNDLITNFAAPGEMAIGPRIVVQGTVRDEFGRPVPHTLVEVWQANAGGRYRHKKEGYLAPLDPNFGGCGRCITDENGFYEFRTVRPGPYPWPNGPDDWRPAHIHVSVFGHSFAQRLITQMYFEGDPMIWQCPIVGTIPSREAIETLVARLDRAGSIPMDSLCYQFDITLRGRRQTMFENRMEGM
- the pcaC gene encoding 4-carboxymuconolactone decarboxylase, translated to MTNRYETGMNVRRRILGDAHVDRAEAAKTPFDTPFQEMITETAWGNLWASDRITDRERSMLTLALLAATGNFEEIPMHIRATARTGASKEDVAEAFQHVAIYAGVPKANHALKLAKQTYAEMEDQGNAHP
- a CDS encoding YbjN domain-containing protein, whose product is MALSEQYLTDELHPIDIVENIAQFNDWDFDRVTDDQIAMAVEGQWRTYSVTLAWSHGDETLRLICTFEMEPPADRMHVLHEGLNAVNDQCWAGCFSYWEEQRLMVYKYGLMLAGGNIASAEQIDTMITAAVLSAERYYPAFQLMAWTDRSAKDALQIAMAEAYGRA
- the pobA gene encoding 4-hydroxybenzoate 3-monooxygenase encodes the protein MKTQVCIIGGGPSGLLLGQLCHQAGIDAIVLERRSREHVLSRIRAGVLEQGFIDLLKEAKVATRMDTQGYPHDGTVISFEDMEVRVDFRKHTGTSVMVYGQTEVTRDLYEARDLTGGMTLHDVDDVELGNATLDGDAGCTVSFTHEGQRKTIECDYIAGCDGFHGPSRQAIPAEKRREFERVYPFGWLGILSETPPAHHELIYANSERGFALCSMRNEKLSRYYLQAPLTDKVEDWSDDAFWTELKRRIPSRIAETLVTGPSIEKSIAPLRGFVCEPMQYGRLFLAGDAAHIVPPTGAKGLNTAASDIHYLFEALKARYQEGDAAAMGGYSERALARVWKTQRFSWWMTKLLHRFPDTDPYELRIQRAEIEHLATVESAQETMAINYVGLPY
- a CDS encoding tannase/feruloyl esterase family alpha/beta hydrolase, which codes for MKTTFATLALCAGAAPLFAQQTEADCTALRDVVFGGGYVTSARSVAAQDTLPAYCEVRATALPAISIEVRLPLENWNGKYYQAGCGGFCGILGRADAGASWVNAMRPGLELGYATATSDSGHHALSVVDAGWAANNPHAERDWGWRSIGETNRVAGLLIDAFYGGQAEQAIFQGCSTGGRMAHVAAQRYPEMFDGIISGAPAMDYTGLVATAMAFFVQANTADDGSQILGPDDAQAIGDLVMQQCDATDGTEDGLIEDPRACEIDYSPLGLSNAKMDALMKWREGPRNAAGDQLYPGGIPEGSEPFWWLWLTGNAEGAAPLVPAFTTGFTQYMAFADDPGAEYSPHDFDMESDPARLETMAKVYNGDSPDLSAFRAAGGKMIVYHGWADAIVTPYKTVDWYEQASEAAGGEETLKENVRLFMIPGLDHCGILPGPGGVNAASLDPMSPMERWLNEGTAPMSIMAE
- the pcaQ gene encoding pca operon transcription factor PcaQ, whose product is MITKNRITQVKLRHLEAFSAIARLGSLKAACTALHLSPPALSKTLKELEEGLGTTLMTRDRGGTRLTPQGALFLDFTNQSLAALHRGIEGVTDLRDGGRETLRVGALPSVAARLMPEAVARFRQAAPDTQLMLRDGSHGVLTDALKSGALDMIVGRMGPAEAMQGLSFTQLYLEPVVCVVRAGHPLTKAPVSVDALADWCILYPPEDAAIRPLLDRWCLAQGLAPFPERIDCVSGAFGRNYLRVSDALWFISEGVVAQDLADGRLVSLNFDLGLTAGPVGLMTRPDTVTSRSRQLFEQALRHAVHDSTLYESESERIHK